Proteins encoded in a region of the Anopheles aquasalis chromosome 2, idAnoAquaMG_Q_19, whole genome shotgun sequence genome:
- the LOC126569846 gene encoding cyclin-Y-like protein 1: protein MGNKTSCCSYSSPPPERRKPKEAPVFEEHLPEGELSTNNLQHISEREGDDGEHDPSVDPSAGTMFLERSKQSLENGMTRKKSQHQIAPQSAGGGGGGGSGGASGGGGGGVLKKSSSCSTIYLDDSTVSQPNLKNTVKCVSLAIYYHIKNRTSERRIEIFDEKLHPLTRDPVPDDYDRHNPEHRQIYKFVRTLFNAAQLTAECAIITLVYLERLLTYAELDIASCNWKRIVLGAILLASKVWDDQAVWNVDYCQILKDITVEDMNELERQFLELLQFNINVPSSVYAKYYFDLRTLAEANDLSFPTEPLSKERAQKLEAMSRVMQDKATAEALKNGMKKWSSIDNIHQQGGIRRSVAILS from the coding sequence ATGGGTAACAAAACGTCGTGCTGCTCGTACTCGAGCCCACCGCCGGAGCGCAGGAAACCGAAGGAAGCACCCGTGTTCGAGGAGCATCTGCCCGAGGGTGAACTGTCGACCAACAATCTGCAGCACATCTCGGAGCGAGAGGGCGATGATGGGGAACATGATCCATCCGTCGATCCGTCCGCCGGTACGATGTTTCTCGAGCGTTCGAAGCAGAGCCTGGAGAATGGAATGACCCGGAAAAAGTCGCAGCATCAGATAGCACCACAatcagccggtggtggtggtggtggtggttcaggaGGTGCaagtggtggcggaggtggtggtgttcttAAGAAGAGCAGCAGTTGTTCGACCATCTACCTGGATGATAGCACCGTTTCGCAACCGAATCTAAAGAACACCGTCAAATGTGTGTCGCTGGCAATCTACTATCACATCAAGAACCGCACCAGCGAGCGGCGGATAGAGATTTTCGACGAAAAGCTACATCCGCTGACACGCGACCCGGTGCCTGATGATTACGATCGGCACAATCCCGAGCACCGGCAGATCTACAAGTTCGTGCGGACACTTTTCAATGCCGCCCAGCTGACGGCCGAGTGTGCCATCATCACGCTGGTCTACCTCGAGCGGCTCCTCACGTACGCCGAGCTCGACATTGCGTCCTGCAATTGGAAGCGGATAGTACTGGGTGCGATCTTGCTCGCCAGCAAGGTATGGGACGACCAGGCCGTCTGGAATGTGGACTACTGCCAGATCCTGAAGGACATCACCGTGGAGGACATGAATGAGCTCGAACGCCAGTtcctggagctgctgcagttCAACATCAATGTGCCGTCGTCGGTGTACGCAAAGTACTACTTCGATCTGCGGACGCTGGCCGAAGCGAACGATCTGTCCTTCCCGACGGAACCACTCTCGAAAGAGCGCGCCCAGAAGCTCGAGGCAATGTCACGCGTCATGCAGGACAAAGCGACCGCCGAAGCACTGAAGAACGGTATGAAGAAGTGGTCCTCGATCGACAACATACACCAGCAGGGTGGCATCCGGCGTAGTGTTGCCATACTATCGTGA